The proteins below come from a single Plasmodium sp. gorilla clade G2 genome assembly, chromosome: 13 genomic window:
- a CDS encoding splicing factor 3B subunit 5, putative has translation MSTFDRFNIHAQLEHLQSKYQGSGHADTSRWEWLTNIHRDTLASHVGHYSRLAYFAVVENEPIAKIRYRCLQNMSLPIVPKKKKNN, from the exons atgtctaCATTTGATAGATTTAATATCCATGCTCAGTTGGAACACCTACAAAGTAAATATCAAGGATCAGGTCATGCTGACACAAGTAGATG gGAATGGTTAACTAATATTCATCGTGATACATTAGCATCTCATGTTGGGCATTACTcaag ATTAGCATATTTTGCAGTTGTTGAAAATGAACCAATAGCTAAAATAAGATATCGTTGTCTTcag aatatGTCTTTGCCCATTGTTcccaagaaaaaaaaaaataattga